The following are from one region of the Mesorhizobium sp. B2-8-5 genome:
- a CDS encoding COG4280 domain-containing protein: MHGLTPILSTVTASFLASFVEVVEAFTIVLAVGVTRSWRPALTGAALALAVLAALVLAFGPLLALVPITVLQFVVGVLLILFGMRWLRKAILRSVGVIALHDEEQAFSKETAALQRQADDRRADYLAAVASFKAVLLEGVEVVFIVIAVGAAHGQTLYAGLGALAAFVLVMLIGLAVHRPLARVPENALKFVVGLMLTSFGVFWTGEGLGAEWPGADLALLAIFAIIAAASFAIVRWLRGAYPTPAEGVAR; the protein is encoded by the coding sequence ATGCATGGCCTGACACCCATACTTTCCACCGTGACGGCCTCTTTCCTGGCCTCCTTCGTCGAAGTGGTCGAAGCCTTCACGATCGTGCTCGCCGTCGGCGTGACGCGCAGCTGGCGCCCGGCGCTGACCGGCGCGGCGCTGGCGCTTGCCGTGCTGGCGGCGCTGGTGCTGGCGTTCGGACCGCTGCTGGCGCTCGTCCCCATCACCGTCCTGCAATTCGTGGTCGGCGTGCTTTTGATCCTGTTCGGCATGCGTTGGCTGAGGAAGGCGATCCTGCGCAGCGTCGGCGTCATCGCGCTGCATGACGAGGAGCAGGCCTTTTCCAAGGAGACGGCGGCGCTGCAGCGGCAGGCCGACGACCGCCGCGCCGACTATCTGGCGGCCGTCGCGTCGTTCAAGGCGGTGCTCCTCGAAGGCGTCGAAGTGGTGTTCATCGTCATCGCCGTCGGCGCCGCGCATGGCCAGACGCTCTATGCCGGCCTCGGCGCGCTGGCCGCCTTCGTGCTGGTGATGCTGATCGGCCTCGCCGTGCACCGGCCTTTGGCGCGCGTGCCGGAAAACGCCCTGAAATTCGTCGTCGGGCTGATGCTGACCAGCTTCGGCGTGTTCTGGACCGGCGAAGGCCTTGGCGCCGAATGGCCAGGCGCCGACCTCGCTCTGCTCGCCATCTTCGCCATCATTGCCGCCGCATCCTTCGCCATCGTGCGCTGGCTGCGCGGCGCCTATCCGACGCCCGCCGAAGGAGTCGCCCGATGA